The DNA region GAGCTGTCCTGCACCttcagcagaggagcagcagcaccccaggagctgcccagagctggtTTGAGCCCgagcagccctggcagttcccagggcagggctgccttGGCTGGGGCTGGTGAGAGCCCACTGCTGGagacacccccagccctgctgagcctcagcaccagcagccagaggggtggcagctcctcagcaccagtacagctccatccccagcccagcagcacagacattTGTCCAGCCTTGGGAaccagctcagcccagagcagagggtcctgtgggagagggaaggggctcagcccctgcctgaggggctgcacagcaggagaggcagctgcagaggggccCCGTGGCACCCAGGTGCCATCAAACAGCCCCGGGGTGCCCCAGtgggctccatcccctcccagctcacccGAGGCACCAACAGCCCAGACCTGATGGCAGCTGAGGCACCCCTGACATCCGTGTGACCCAGAAGAAAGGTGTCCAGAGCAAAAAGAAGCTCAGAGGTCAGATGAAGACAAAAGGAAGAGCTGTTGACCACGGACCGTGGGATGAAATGCAGCCTCAAGGAGCGTCACAGCTGGCCTGCACTGTGGGGcttcagaagaaataaagaactAGAAACAAGAACAAATAAAGAAGGATTTCCTCCAGGACAGCCCCGACCCTGCCCCATGGCTCATGCCTGCTGAGAGGCAGCACCactgcccccagctcctccaaCGAGACCAGGATGCAGAGATGGGTGGTTGTGTATCACAGGGGCAGAATCTGATATTCATAGACTTTCTCTCTGTTTTAAAGGGCAAGACTCCTTGTATAGAAACAAACTAGGACAACAACTTGAATGATAAATTACCCTTCTTCTGTACTTCCTctgtgaaatttaattttaattgatATTAAACATGACAGAGCTTCTGCTCAAACTCGTATCTGCCAGCCCTgatttcctctgctctgcagggctaATGCCAACacatccctgccctcagcacctCTGTGCCATCAGTCCTGGGCTCAGGGACCACCCAAACACAAGACCCCCGTGCCCCTCTCAGGGCCAGGACGCTGCCCAGGGCAAGACTTTCACCCAGGGGCTCTGGCACaaacccagccaggctggatcCCTCAGTGATGCTGAGGGGAGGAGAGCCATGCTCCCAGTTCCTCCTTTACTATTCCTTCATGCAGTTCTGGTCTCTTCATTTTCACAGGAgctttatttctgctttattcttCTCTGATCAAGAGAAATAAATCTATTTTGcctgctgggtcccagcagCAGGTTATTTATCTGACTTCCAGCAGGCTTCCAggcccacagccccagccctacagcctgcccagccctgcccagctgctcccacgAGCAGtgctgccctcagagccctcaggaggctgctcagggtggggacagtgctccctgcctgctcctgcagaggaaACGTGTCAGCACGGTTCTTAACAAATGTTCTCACTACAAAAGGTTTGGATTTCAGTGAGAAATCTTCCCTGGCATCCATCTGGGGGCAGATctgtgcagcaggcagagcagagcagcgcTGAGCAGGTGTCCCCGCGTGTGTGACCCTCTGCTTTCACACCCTGTCCCATCCCCAGCCCGAAAGTACTCggaaatgcatttatttatagCAGCTACGGTGCCACCGACCCTTCCCGCGCCTCTCCCGGCTGCTGGAGGGAGAcatcccctgcctgcccctgccgCCCAGGGTGCCCCCTGCCACCGGGGCGGGGACACCGGGGCGGGGACACCAGAACGGGGCCGGGACACCGGGCCTGCCTGCCGCAGCCCAGCCCGAGGCGGGCAGTGACCCATGCCAGCAGAAATGCCACCCGGAGGGGGCAGGCGGGGCCCCTGCAGCGCTGCCGagcccgggggcggcggggacacccgggcagggcagggcaccaCGGCACGCAAAGCCCTCCAGGGGGACCGGCCGGGAAAATCCGGGACAAGTGCCCGGGGTGGCGGTGCCCGGGGTGGCGGTGCCCGGGGTGGCAcggacagccctgcagcctctgtgccTCCCAGCCCGGGGCTGGCTCCGGGCCTGCCCTGCCCGCAGAGGCAATCCAGGCTGGCACCAAGAGCCTTCTCCTGGGCTCTGAACGGCCCCTGGGGAGCCCTGGCCTGCCCAGGACAGGGTGGCATCTCTGGGTGGTATTTACAGACACAATTCCTGAATCCCCCAGCTGCTTCTTTTACAGATTCACAAACAACTATTTCTTTTAGGATTTTGCCCCAGTTTGGGCATTGTTTCTCCCACACAAGGGTAAatcccaccagcacagctgggctggggggctgcacacccacccctgccctggctcgAAGGCCACCAGCCGCCCACGCACATGCCATCCCCCTGGGGGCCGCCCCCAGAAAAGCCCTTTAAGGGACACTTCGGGGCGGCCTCGGGAGCCAGGACATTAATTTTAGCctggagcagtgccaggggcacGGGGCAGCTGCTGCGGGCGGGGCCAGCGCGCCCCTGGGGCTGTCGCTGTCGCTGTCCCCGCGGCGCTGCCCAGTCCCGCCCAGCCATGGCCGAGGAGCGCGGGGAGCTGGAGGAGCGGATCCTCGCCAAGGACCAGCACACCAAGGAGATCGACCTGGTCAACAGAGACCCCAAGCACATCAACGAGGACGTGGTGAAGGTAGGGCTGAGCCCCGCcgtgccccagcagcagccgcccTTTGGGGTCACACCTCGGAGGGCGCTGGGCTCCAGGCTGCCCTGCGGGTGCTCCCTGTCCCGTGGCCCCggcggggctgcccccagcagggctggccccagggctggcggaggtgacagccctgctggccGGGTGCATGCCTGGCTCCAGTTAATGCCACATTTCCCGTTCCTTGAATGGGCTCTCCAGTTTCATTGTGGCTTGAAAATTTATGGGGACGCCTTCCTTTGCACCAGCAAGCTGGCAGCCAAAAGtaacacagaaattaaatacCCCATTTAAGGGGATATGGGGAAAAGGCTGCTGGCCTTGAAGACACCACAGTGTCAGTGCCTATTGTTTGATGTGTGTTGTCATGTTTGGGGAAGATTGCtccccccagggcagcccagaggtgcagcacccccagctccctcccctgTTCCTGACCAAGAGGAAGTCCCATTCCAGCTCTTGGGCTTTCTCTAGACTCCCTTAGAACTGCAAACAAAATTTGTCTCTGTTAGCAAAGATAATTTCAGCCCAAGGGAGAACAGGAGGAGGTGGAAGGGTTTTGTTCAAACTGTGTTTGTGACTGTCACAGCAGAAGGGATagtgggcacagagctgctcacaggGGCTTTGTGACAGGCTGTGACcttgccagcactgctggaacaCAAACCTCAGTTTGGGCACGAGAGCACCATTACAGCTGCAACCATGGTGTGTGGTCAAATGAAACTccctgggatgggctgtgacagtgacagccaCCCTGGGCTCCCTGGCACTGTGAGACCTGCCACTCCCTGCCAGTGCATCCCACAGCCCGGGGCATGCAGAGGTGCCAGGCCAGGGGAGCCCCActctgccatggcagcagggaccagcagagccctcagcccagggccaggcagtgCTTTGGGGCTCCCTGGCCTGGCAGCACCACCAGCCACGCCTGGGTGACGGTGCCAGCACTGTCCTAGCCATCACAGGgcccccaccagcccctccctgcctttTTCCACCCTAGCCTCTCCAAAGCCTGACGAGACTTTCCAGGCTCACCCTCTCCCGTGGCCACgctgctgctccagcattcAGAGCTCAGCATTCAGAGCTCAGCATTCCTCCACCTTAAAATAGCccgggagggctgggagggagggcagagccagcccgggcaggggcacagctcaccctgctctgtccccGTCCCCGGAGAGCCCAGGCACATCCAGcaggcagggcctggcagcaggagggctctggaggcacgggcagcagggagctgcagtgcccCGCGGGAGGAAGGGCTCACCTGGCCCAGGATAAACATCTGagcaccacagagcagcagccacaatTTGGGATCACATCACAGAAGTGGCACTGCCCACAGAGCCTGTCACAAGCCCCTCCAGCACGGCACCAGAGCAGTGCATGGCTCACTGGGTGACCCCAGGAGAGTTCCCAGCCCAAAGGGTGCCACAGCGCTATAAAGGAGCAGTACCTGCACGTGCTGCTCCCTGAGCACCTCCAGCAGGATCCAGACTCAGCCTGAGCCTCCAGTGCTCCTCCAGGcccactcccagcagcagaaggagcaagGGGGGCAGAGCCTCTGCTTTTATAtccagtgctccctgcagcagtgggTCCCTGATGAGCTCGTCAGGCAGCTGGGCACTAACCTGGGCTCgtcccagcacacctgggcttCCTAGGGGCTGCTGATGGCACCTCAGGGCCAGCTCTCGGGGCTGCTGTCTCCTCATTGTCAGTACTTCTgtcagcacctcctgctcacGCCAGGAAATTAAAGATGACACAGAGTGATTTTGTGATCCAAGTGTTTccaaaagcagaacaaataTTGTTATTTCACACGAATGTACAGACacatcagctgctggaggggaggcCGGGCTGGTTTTCAAGACAAACAGCTCAGCTCATATATTCCCTGGAAGTGAGTTTCACCCCAAGGGGATCTCTGCCTGGAGTTTTGGGGCGTGTGTGTCACTCAGAGACACTCCCGGTGCCTGCACAAATGGCAAGGgcggggctgagccccagctgccttccccaggaggAACATGGACAGACAGCACTGAGCACCTCACCCTATgggtataaataaataatccatAAATCCAGAGGGCTGCTGGGTCTTTATTAGCACAAACACCTTCCTGCCGAGTGGGCAGCCACGTCCCTGAATGCTAAAAAAGGGCAGGAATGGGCTctggctgcctctgcagccaACACTCCCACGCACAGCTCCTGTTCCAAGGGCTCCTGCCTGGCCTCACCTGCCTCCCCAGATcaggggatgggacagggactgTGCCCCCCCTCCCGTGCTGGAGCCTGAGCCGTGGGCTGAGCCACCACTGCTGCCCACAGGCTGTGGCTGGGCCGTgctgggagccctgagccctctcccagctctgcagggccgtgccacccccagcactgtccccactCCCCCCAGGCCTCTCCATCTGGGATCTGCTCTCCCCTCGTGCTCACATCGGGGCCTTTGCtgacccccaaacctcccctgtgtcctctgctctcctgccaggTGGATTTTGAGGATGTGATAGCTGAGCCCGTGGGAACTTACAGCTTCGACGGCGTCTGGAAAACCAGCTACACCACCTTCACCGTCAGCAAGTACTGGTGCTACCggctgctctctgccctgctgggcatcCCCCTGGCCGTCCTCTGGGGCTTCCTCTTCGCCCTCATCTCCTTCTGCCACATCTGGGCAGTGGTGCCCTGCATCAAGAGCTACCTGATCGAGATCCAGTGTGTCAGCCGGATCTACTCCCTGTGCATCCACACCTTCTGCGACCCGCTCTTCGAGGCGCTCGCCAAGGTCTGCAGCAACATCCGAGTCGCTCTCCGGAAGGAGATTTAGGTCCTGGCAGCTCCAACGCCCTCACACAACCCCCTCTGTGCAGGCTGCCTGCCCTCGGGCACACGGACATCCCAGGGAGGGACCCACACTTGGACACCACAGTGAGGGACCTGCACACGGACACCCTGTGAAGGAtctgcacagggacacccctgtcCAGGGAGGTTCCCACACATGGACCCCCTGTCCAGGGAGGGATCTGCCCAAGGACACCCCTGAGCAGTGAGTGAcccacacagggacacccctgagCAATGAGTGAcccacacagggacacccctgagCAGTGAGTGAcccacacagggacacccctgagCAGTGAGTGAcccacacagggacacccctgagCCGTGAGTGAcccacacagggacacccctgagCAGTGCGTGAcccacacagggacacccctgagCAGTGAGTGAcccacacagggacacccctgagCAGTGCGTGAcccacacagggacacccctgagCAGTGAGGGAcccacacagggacacccctgagCAGTGCGTGACCCACACAGGGACCCTGTGGCACAGGAACCGAGCACCGTGGCAGGaccccactgcagagctgctctcaggagtgctctctgctcacagaggcaggccaggctgctccttaCTCCACCCAAAGCCAGAAGCCTCAGGAGAAGGAAGCCCATGGtggcccagggagcagcccagaggcccctgtgccctgcaggagctcctgagagggacagggatggcagcacctcctggagcacagccctgggcacagcctgcaggtgctgggcgagcactggggctgcagagctgctgctggccactgCCCAAGgcctgctgcccctgcatcccttgGGGCTGGTGCTGACA from Haemorhous mexicanus isolate bHaeMex1 chromosome 11, bHaeMex1.pri, whole genome shotgun sequence includes:
- the CAV3 gene encoding caveolin-3; this encodes MAEERGELEERILAKDQHTKEIDLVNRDPKHINEDVVKVDFEDVIAEPVGTYSFDGVWKTSYTTFTVSKYWCYRLLSALLGIPLAVLWGFLFALISFCHIWAVVPCIKSYLIEIQCVSRIYSLCIHTFCDPLFEALAKVCSNIRVALRKEI